A stretch of DNA from Allomeiothermus silvanus DSM 9946:
CGTTTCTGGCTCGAGCTGGGCTTGGATGGTTTCCGGGTGGACGCGGTGCCTTACCTGTTTGAGCGCGAGGGAACCAACTGCGAAAACCTACCTGAAACGCACGCTTTCCTGGCCGAGCTGCGCCGCTTCGTGGACCAGAACTTTCCGGGCAGGCTGCTGCTAGCTGAGGCCAACCAATGGCCTAAGGATGTGGTCGCTTACTTTGGCACTGCCGAGCAGCCTGAGTTTCACATGTGCTTCAACTTCCCGGTGATGCCGCGCATCTTCATGGCCCTAGCCCGCGAGGAGGCGAAGCCTATCGAGGAGATCATGCGCAGCATCCCGGAAATCCGCCCAGACTGCCAGTGGGCGATCTTTTTGCGCAACCACGATGAGCTGACCCTGGAGATGGTTACCGACGAGGAGCGCAGCTTCATGTACGCGGTGTATGCCAAAGACCCGCGCATGAAGGTCAACGTGGGTATTCGGCGTCGCCTAGCTCCCCTAGTGGATGGGGGACGGCGGCAGCTCGAGCTGCTGCACTCCATCTTGCTCACCCTGCCGGGGAGCCCCATCCTCTACTACGGAGACGAAATCGGAATGGGGGATAACATCTACCTAGACGACCGCCACGGGGTGCGCACTCCCATGCAGTGGAGCATCGACCGCAACGCGGGCTTCTCCCAAGCCGACACGGCTAAGCTATATAGCCCGGTGATCGTAGACCCGCCTTATGCCTACCAGGGGGTCAACGTAGAGGCCCAAGAGCGCAGCGCCTATAGCTTGCTCCAGTGGGTGCGCCAGGTCATTCGGGTGCGCAAACAGTACCCCGTTTTTGGGCGGGGTAGCCTTGCTTTCCTCACCCCCAATAACCCCAAGATCCTGGCTTACCTGCGTAGCTACGAAGGCATGCAGGTATTGGTGGTGCACAACCTTTCGCGCTACGCTCAGCCGGTAGCCCTCAACCTCTCCCCCTGGAAAGGCTTTACCCCGGTAGAGATGATCGGCCAGGTCGCTTTCCCTCCGATCGGCGAACAGCCCTATCTCCTCACCTTAGGGCCCCACGCTTTCTTTTGGTTCCGCCTCGACCAATCCAGCTAGATACATCTCACGGGGGCCTTTGCTAGGCTAAAGCAGATGTCGCTCGCTCGAGCCAATCTCTTACGTTGGGGCTTGGCGGTGCTGGTTGTGGGGGGGGTGGTGTACGGTCTGTTGGGCCGCCCGACTTCCCGCCCAGCGGCTGTGCCGTTGCCGAATCTAGTCCTTGAGACCGAGCAGGGCCAGCCACAAAACCTCCGGGCTTTCGTGGGTAAGCCGGTGGTGCTCAACACCTGGGCTACGTGGTGCGGCCCCTGCCGCCGGGAGATGCCTTTGTTGCTTGAGGAAGCTGCCCGCCAGCACAACGTGCAGTTTGTCTTCGTCAACATGGGCGAAGGTCCAGAGGCCATCCGCATCTTCTTGGATGAGGTCAAGCTCAAAAAGATCCCCAATTTGCTGCTTGACAAAAAGACCGCGCTGTCGGAGGTTTTGCAAATCCAAGGCTTGCCCACCACGTTATTTTTCGACGCGAAGGGCAATCTTCTGGCCCGGCACCTGGGGGAGATCAACCGAGAAGAGCTGAGCGGGTATTTGGGACGGCTTGAATAATGCCAACCGCCCCCTCCTGCAGATTGCAGAAAGGGGGCGATCCCAGGAAGGGTGCTTACCCCTCAATCACCATCGGGATGATGACCGGGTCACGCCCGGTGGCTTTGCGCAGGAATTTCTTCACTGGGTAGTAGATATCGTCGCGGATGACCTCGAGCCGCTTTTTCTCCCGCACCCCGGTGTGAATAGCCTCAAAAACCAGATTACGTACCTCGGAGAGCAGACGCTCCCCGGCCTTTACGAAACCCTTGGAAACGATCTGCACGGTGGGCGCCTCGCGGCTTACCAGCGCGGCAATGACCACCACGCCCTCGGCGGCCATGTGCTGGCGGTCCTCGAGGATTTCGTCGGTGATATCGCCCACCCCTAGCCCGTCCACGTAGAGCACGCCCGCCGGTACCTGGCCATCCACGCTGATGCTATCCGCAGTGAGCTTGACCCGCGCTCCGTTCTCCACGATCAGGGTTTGCTGCGGCGGATGTCCCATGCTCTCGGCCAGCCACTTGAAGTTGGTCTGCTGGCGGTTTTCCCCGTGCCAGGGCAAGAAGAACTTAGGATTAGTAAGGTTCAAGATGATCTTGAGTTCTTCCTGCGAGGCGTGGCCGGAAGCGTGCACCCGGTAGGTGGGCGGGTAGTAGACGTAAGTCCCCAGCCGATACAGCTGGTTGATGACCCGGTTTACCGCTTCCTCGTTGCCGGGGATAGGGCTCGAGGAGAGGATTACCGTATCGCCTGGCTTGAGGGCGAACTTGGCGTGTCCGCCGAAGGCCAGTCGGGAGAGGGCGGCTTCAGGCTGACCCTGCGAGCCAGTGGAGAGCACCAGGACTTGCTCATCGGGCAGGTGGTTGATCTCGTCAAGGGTGTAGATACGGTCGCGCACGCTCATGTAGCCCAACTCATGAGCGATCCGGCTGAACTTCAGCATGCTGCGGCCTTCCATCGCTACCTTACGCCCGTACTTCTCGGCGGCGGTAATCACCGACTGGATGCGGTGGATGTGCGAGGCGAAGGTGGTGACGAAGATGCGGCCCTTGGCTTTGCCGATGATAGCGTCGAGGCCCTTGGCAATCTCCGACTCGCTGGGGGTGATGCCGGGCCGCTCGGCGTTGGTGGAGTCGGCGATGAGCAACAGCACCCCCTCAGCCCCAGCTTGCGCGATTTTAGCCAGGTGGCTGGTTTTGCCGTCGATGGGGGTAGGGTCCAGCTTGAAGTCCCCGGTGTGGACAATTTTGCCGATAGGGGTATGGATGATCATCCCCGAGTTGTCGGGGATAGAGTGGGTCATGCGGAAAAGGTCTACGACGAAGAAGCGCCCAATCTGGATACGCTCATCGGGCGAGACTTCCTTGAAGTTAAAATCCCCGGCACGCAGGCCGAACTCCTCGAGCTTCCCCTTGACCAGTCCCAGGGTGAGCTTAGCTCCGTAAACGGGAACCCGGGGAAGCTGGGGCATGATAAAGGGCAAGGCTCCGATGTGGTCTTCATGGCCGTGGGTGAGCACCCAGCCTTTGATGAGTTCCTGGTGCTCCAGGAGATAGTCGATCCGGGGGATCAGTAGGTCTACCCCCGGCATATGTTCTTCAGGGAAAGCCAAACCGCCGTCTACTACCAGAATCTCATCGTGGTAGCGGAAGGCGAACATATTTTTGCCGATCTCGCCCATGCCCCCCAGCGGGATGATCTCCACGTGCTCGCTGGGCTTGGCGAGGATCACCGGGCCGGTGGGCTTGGGACGCATCCGGCGTTTGCGGGGCCCCCGTTGGTTAGGGGAGCGGTTGGGGATGTCGTTCATGTTGTACTCCATTTGCTCAATGCCTACCGCCAGGGATAGACTGCGTTTTGCGTCAGGCGTTTTACGTTTAGCGCTTTACCGGCGGTTTACGCGGGGGGATTTGGCCCTCGAGTTCGGGACGGACCAGATCCACCCGGCCTTTCTCGTCGATCTTGTTGACTTTGACCCGGATCTTATCTCCCAGCTTTAGCACGTCCTCGACCCGCTCCACCCGGCCCGGGGCGATCTGGCTGATGTGCAGCAGGCCATCGGTGCCGGGGAAAAGCGTCACGAAAGCGCCGAAGTTGGTGATCCTGGAGACCGTGCCCTCATAGATCTCGCCGATGCGGGCCTCTTGGGTCTGACCCAGGATGCGGCTTCTGGCTTCCTCGGCGGCTATGGCGTTGGCCGAAAAGAGCCGTACGGTGCCGTCCTGCTCGATATCTACCTCGACACCTAGCTCCTCCAGGGCCCGTACGTTCTTCCCGCCGGGGCCGATGATGGCTCCAATTTTCTCGACCGGGACTTTGAGGGTGAGGATGCGCGGGACCTGCGGCTTGAGTTCGCGGCGCGGTTCGGGCAGGACCTCAGTCATCTTATCTAAGATGAACAGCCGGGCTTCCCTGGCTTGCATCAAGGCCTGGCGCAGGGTCTCCGAGGAGAGGCCGGAGATTTTGATGTCCATTTGCAAGGCGGTGACCCCGTCTTTGGTGCCGGTTACCTTGAAGTCCATGTCGCCCAGGGCGTCCTCGAGGCCCAGGATATCGGTGAGCACCACGTGGCGGTCGCCTTCGCTGACTAAGCCCATAGCTACGCCGGCAACCGGCTTTTTGATCGGCACGCCGGCGTCCATCAGGGCCAGACAGCCTGCACAGGTTGTCGCCATCGAACTCGAGCCGTTGGACTCGAGCACATCCCCCACCACCCGGATGGTATAAGGGAACTCCTCTTGGCTGGGCAGTACTGCACGCAAAGCCCGCTTAGCCAAGTTGCCGTGCCCTACTTCGCGGCGGCTTACCCCACGCAGGCGCTTGACCTCGCCGGTGGAATAGGGGGGGAAGTTATAGTGCACCAAGAAAGGGTCTTCTGTATCTAGGCCGAGGTCGTCCACCAGTTGGGCGTCACGGCCTGTGCCGAGCGTGACCACCCCTAAGACCTGGGTCTCGCCGCGGGCAAAGACTGCCGAGCCGTGCGCCCGGGGCAGCACGTCTGCTTCGATCCAGATGGGCCGCACCTGGGTGTTGGTGCGCCCATCGGCACGGCGATTCTCCTCCAAGATCAGCCGCCGCAGCTCCCGCTTCACCACCTCGTCAAAAGCCTGCTGATAAAGCCTGCGCCGCCGCTGGGCTTCCACCTCGTCCAGAGCAGAATCTGTTGACGCAAGTACCTCCGCCACGATAGTTTCACGGAAAGCCTCCAACGCTGCGCTGCGCTCGCCCTTAGCGGCGGTAAGCAGCACGTTGGAAAGGCCACGTTCAAGTGCCAGACGGCGGAAAGCCTCGGTTTCTTCATCACCGAGCTTCTCGGGGGCTGCCACCTCGAACTTAGGTTTACCCAGCTCAGCCCGCATCTGCTCTTGCAGCTCGATGATCGGCTGCATGGCCCGGTGGGCGAACTCGAGGGCCTGCACCAGTTGCTCCTCGGGGATCTCCCTGGCTCCGGCTTCCACCATAATGATGGCATCTTTAGAACCGGCTACCACTAAGTCGAGATCGCTCTCCTCAGCGGCCACCGGGTTTAACACCAATCGCCCATCCTGCAGGCCTACGCGCACGCTGGCAATAGGCCCATTCCAGGGGATGTCGGAAAGGGTCAAAGCAGCGCTGGCAGCGATCGGCCCTAGAATGTCGGGGGTGTTTTCCTGGTCGGCGGAGAGCACGGTCAGGATGACCTGTACTTCGTGCCGAAAGCCTTTGGGAAATAGGGGGCGGATGGGCCGGTCGGTAAGCCGGGCCGAGAGAATGGCTTTCTCGCCCGGGCGGCCCTCGCGGCGCATGAAAGAGCCAGGGATCTTGCCCACCGCGTAGTGGCGTTCCTCGAACTCTACCGTGAGGGGAAGGAAGTCGGCTTCGATCGGTTTGTCGGAAGCTTGAGCAGTGGCCATCACCACGGTGTCGCCGTAGCGCACCCACACCGAGCCGGACACTTGCTTGGCGTATTTGCCGGTCTCGATGGAGAGGGTGCGCCCGCCGACCTCGAGGCTATAGCGGTGGCCTTGGGGGGCGTTAGGACTTTGTTCTGACATATTCACTCCTGTTTTCTTCTACCCCCAAACGGAGCGCCTGCGTTTCATAAAGGTTAGGGTGCTTCATAAATTTCGGCACAGCGACTCCGTTTGAGGTGCATACCTAATGTATTGTTTGCCAGGCTCTTAGCAGCGAACGTGCGCTGCTAAACACAGTGGTTCGAACCGCCTGGCCCTGGCTAAATCCGGGTGGGCGTGTCGTCCCTCGAACCCGGTTCCGTTAGGCACTCTAACACGCCCGTGGGGTCCCCACCAACAAAACGGCGGGGCCGGGGGACCGGCTCCGCCTGATTTTCTGTGTCTTGTACGCAACTATTTGCGCAACCCCAGCCGCTCGATGAGGGCCTTATAGCGCGCTTCGTCCACGCGCTCGAGGTAGCTGAGCATCCGCTTACGGCGCCCTACCATCATCAACAGACCCCGGTGCGAGTGGTGGTCGTTCTTATTGCGGGCGAGATGGGCCGAGAGGCGGTTGATCCGCTCGGTGAGCATGGCAATCTGGACTTCGGTGGAGCCGGTGTCCTTCTCGGAGCTGCCAAATTCGCTTGCGATGCGGGCCTTGTCTTCTTTTGCTAGCGGCATTCTTCCTCCGTCGGGAACAGGAACGTACGCTGACCTTCCTGCCCTCCGGCTCTACCGCCCGCGAGCGGTAGAGCCAAAAGCCAGTGTATGGGGGAAATAGTGCCGAGTCAAGCTGGTAGCCGATTTGGCTAAAGCAACGATTGCAGCTACGCACCGATTCCGAGATGCCCGGCTCAGATCCTAGGCCAAATCTGATCGAAAAGCGCGTCAGCCCCACGGCGGGGTAGACCTTACTATGCCTGCGGGTGGGTGGCCCGGTAATGAGAGAAAGTCGTGGACCAGGGGGCCACGATGGAAAGCTCGAAGGGGGCCATTAGCTACAACAGAAAGCGGAAAACCGAAGCCAGATCGAAGAAAAGCCCTCGAGGATGCGCCGACCCGCTCGGTAGACCTAGTCATCGGCCAGGCGCCACTGCCCACCCGTTCACCGGCAGCAGCTTGGATTGTGACGGCCGCGCTGTGCTCGAGCTGGAAAAGGAAGGCTTTCATCTACGCTTCCAGGGTAGCCGCCGGTGTTCTGGGCTCGAGCACGAACAGCACCAGCGCTACCCCCGCCAAGGCCGCACTAGTGAAGAAGGCGGTGCTGACCCCTGCGTGCTCCCACAAAAATCCAAAAAGGGCGCTCGCCGGGAACAACAAAAGCCCCACCAGGGTGTGGTATAAGCCGATGGCGCTAGCTTTCTCGGTAGCGGGGATAATCGTTGCCAGGTAGGCCCGGCTGCTGCCCTCGAAAGCGGCGCTGTACACCGCGTAGAGCAAAAATAGCCCAATTCCCTGCCAGATCGCCGTAGAAAGACCAAAACCCAGGTACACCAGGGCGTAGGTGGCGAAGCCGGTCGCCACCAAGCGGCGCAGCCCAATGCGGTCTGCGAGCGAGCCCAGCGGGTAAGAGATCAGCGCGTAGAGGAGGTTATAGCCGGTGTAGACCAGCGTGGTCTGGGTGCTGGAAAGGCCCAGGCTCGAGAGCTTCAGAATCAAGAAAGCGTTGGAGGAAAGCCCCGGGGTGAAGACGCTCGAGACCAGCAAAAACCAGCGGTAACCGAAGGAGAACCCCCGCCACCGGAAGCGCGGCAGCGGCTTGGCGGTGCCCGGCTTTTCCCGCACGAAGAAAACAATCACCCCTACCGCCAGTAAGGCTGGGATAGCCGAGATCCAGAACACCCCCCGGTAGCCCACCAACGGCAGCAGCACCACTGCCAGCAAAGGCCCGATGGCCGCTCCTGCTGAGTCCATCGCCCGGTGCAGCCCATAGGCCCGCCCGTACTGCTCTTTTGGGGTGGCCTCGGCGACCAGGGCGTCACGGGGGGCAGTGCGCACCCCTTTGCCGACCCGGTCCAAGAACCGGTACAAAAGCACGTGCCAGGGAGCCGTGGCCAGCGCCAGGATAGGCCGGAAAAAAGCCGGAGCGCCGTACCCTGCCAGCAGCAGAGGTTTGCGGGCGGCAATTCGGTCGGAGATCCGCCCTCCCACCACCTTGAAAAGGCTCGAGGTGGCCTCTGCGACCCCTTCCACCAGGCCCACCGTGGTCTTGCTGGCCCCCAGCACCGTGGTCAGGAAGAGGGGCAAGAGCGGGTAGACCATCTCCGAAGCGATGTCCATCAACAGGCTGACCCAGCCTAGGGCGTAGATAGCTCGAGGCAAACGGGGCATATAGCTAGCTTAAGCCCCTCTCCCCGGTAGAGCGCCCGGGGAGAGGGCGCGTTTGGGGCAAGGTTACCAAAGCCGCATCCCCGGCACCGGGTTGAGGCTGGTGAACATCTGAATGAGCGGCAGCCCGTAGGCTACTACAATCAAGATCACCGCGACCGCGAACCAGAACCCTACCCGGTCGGTAAGCTGCGCTACCCGGTTGCCCTCAGGGCCAGAGACCACTTCGGTGAACGGGATTTCGGGGGTTTGGGCCTCAGGGAGGCGGCGGTTTTGCAGCGCGGTAGCGAAGATCACATAGAAGAAGAAGCCTGCCGCGACGAACAAGATCACCCCGGAGATGGCGTTGAGAGCCATGAAAGGAGCGGCGCCCTGGTATTGGCTGGCCACCTCGGAGATATGAGCGCGGCGGGGTACGCCCAGATAACCCATCCAGTGCAGCGCGAAACCCATCAAGTTCATCCCGATGAACCACAGCCATTGCGAGGCCCGGGCATACCCTATGCCTACCAGGGGTTTACGGGTCAGGTGGGGAATGAGGAAGAAAGCCGCCCCCATCGCGCTCATGGTGACCATCGTGGCTACTTGGAGGTGGAAGTGGCCGACGATCCAGGTGGTGTTGTGGATGACCTGGTTTAAGGGGAAGCTGGCGTTGACGAAACCCCCTGCCCCGCCGGGGATGAAGGAGATGAGGCCCAAGGTTGGGCCTAGGAAGACCGGGTTGCCCCAAGGGAGCGCCCGGATCCAGCCCAGTAGCCCCTTGCCGCCCCGAGCCCGCCCGGCGTTCTCGAGCGAAGCCGCCAGGGTAAAGGCGGTCATCAGGCTGGGTACCGCGACCATCAGGGTCAGGACGGTGTGGAAGAACTTCCAGCCGGAGCTGATCCCAGGGTCGGCAAACTGGTGGTGGAAACCTACCGGGACCGAAAAGAGCAGGAACAGCAGAAAGGCCAGCCGGGCCAGGGGGTCGGAGATGAGTTTGCCCCCAGCTACTTTGGGGAGGATGGTGTAAGCCACCACGTAAGCTGGCAGCAACCAGAAGTACACGATGGGGTGACCGGTGTACCAGAATAGGGTACGGCTTAGTAGAGGATCTACCCCCTCAATCAGCCCTAGCGACCAGGGGATCAGAAATACCGCTACCTCCACCACTAGCCCCAGGCTGGCTAGGAACCACATCAGCCAGTGGGTCAGGCTCAGGTAGGTTACGAGCGGGGTGATCTTACCGGGGTTGGCCCGCTTCCAGCGCCGCCAGAGGTCAAGCACCAAGTAGATGCTCACATAGCTCGAGAGCACGAAGATAGCGGCCCCCACGTAGAAGGCCCAGTGCCCCTTGAGGGGAGGGTAGAAAGTATATAACACCGTAGCGGCATTTCCCAATAATGGGATGGCGGCGATACCCAGCCCGATAAAGGCCATCCACCAAGAGATCCAGGCCAAGGTCATGTTGGGCCGCATCCTGAGTTCGCGGGCGGGCAGATAGACCAGCAAAGCCTGGGCGAAAAGCTGAGTGAATATGATCGCGTTTAATACCCCATGCAGGGTGAGGCCCTGGTAATACGACTGCACCAATGGCTTGAGCAGCGGGTAGGCATCGATCCCACCATAGTTGAGGGCCTGCAACGGGCCGAAAAAAGTACCCAGGAGCAAGGCAAAAAAGCCCAGCATCAGCATGTACAGGGTGACTTTTTTCTCCGGGTACCCGGCGTAGACATCTACATGGGATAGGGTCCTTACAGCCATATTCGCTCCTTTTATTCCTCCACCACGATCTTGCCGAACATCTGGGCGTGGCTGATGCCGCAGTACTCGTTACAGACAATGCGGTAGGTGCCAGCTTTCTTAAAGACGTACTCGAGCTTGGTCACCTCGCCCGGGATGATCTGCGGGTTGATATTGGTGCCCTCTACGTAAAAGCCGTGCTGCACGTCGGGGCTGGTGATGTAGAAGGTCACCTTAACCCCCTTCTTGACCTTGATCTCGGCCGGGAGGTAGCCGAAGGCGAAAGCCTGGACATACGCCACATACTCCCCGCCAACCTGCTCGACCCGGGGATTGGCGAAGGGGCTGGTAGTGCGTACTGTGGCCACATCAATCTGCCCAGCGCCCCGCGAGATGGTCTCGCCGCGGTTCAGCACGGTATAGCTGATAATGACGATAAACACCAAGATCATCGCCAGCCCGAAGATGAGCCAGCCGCGCTCGTAGGCTTCGACCACTTTATGGTTGTCCTGCATGCACTACCCCCGTGACAGAAAGACCCAGAAGGTCACGAACCAGAAGGTCAGGATGAAAATCGTCAGGATTACCACCACGCCTAGCGCGCCCGTTGGTCGCTTTTCCTCCATAGCATTACCCTCTCCACGACTAAGTGTAGAGAGCAGGGGAGGGACGAGTGTCCCACGAGGTGCAGCTCGTCGGTACGTGGCGGTTCTTCTTAGCCTGAGCAGGATTCCTCTAGCAGTAGAGTTCAGGGCGGAGCCCTCCCCGATAACCGCTGGGGCTGCGGTATCATGGCAGGCATGATCACGAAGGATTTGCAGTCCCTTTCCATCAACGCCCTGCGCATACTGGCCTTGGACGCGGTGGAGCAGGCTAAGAGCGGGCATCCGGGGATGCCGATGGGGATGGCTCCGACGGCGTATGTACTGTGGACGGAATTTCTCAAGCATGATCCCCGGGACCCACAGTGGCCGGATCGGGACCGTTTTGTGCTGTCGGCGGGGCATGGTTCGATGCTGCTGTACGGGCTGTTACACCTGAGCGGGTATGACCTGCCGCTGGAGGAACTGCGCCGCTTTCGGCAGTGGGGGTCCAAGACCCCAGGGCACCCGGAGTACGGACATACGCCGGGGGTAGAGACCACCACCGGCCCCTTGGGGCAGGGGCTGAGCACGGCAGTAGGGATGGCGATTGCCGAGCGTAAGCTGGCGGCGGAGTTTGGTTCAGAAATCGTGGATCACTATACCTACGTGATCGCCTCGGACGGGGATCTGATGGAGGGGGTTACGGGGGAGGCTTCTTCGCTGGCGGGACACCTGGGCTTGGGCAAACTGATCGTGTTCTATGACGATAACGAGGTTTCCATCGACGGGAGCACCGCGCTGGCCTTTAGCGAGGACCGCTTGCTGCGCTACGAGGCCTACGGCTGGCAGGTGATTCGGGAGGTACATGGGGAGGACCTGGCGGCGATCCGCTCGGCGATTCGCGCGGCGCAGGCCGATCCCCGCCCCTCGATCATCTCGGTACGCTCGATCATCGGCTTCGGCTCTCCCTTGGCGGGGAACCATAAGGCCCAC
This window harbors:
- the treS gene encoding maltose alpha-D-glucosyltransferase → MAAVSTSDPLWYKDAVFYELHVRSFQDSNADGIGDFPGLTSRLDYLQALGVDCLWLMPFYPSPLKDDGYDIADYKAINPDYGTLDDFRHFLAEAHARGIRVIADLVVNHTSDQHFWFQEARKGPDNPYYHYYVWSDTPEKYKEARIIFTDTETSNWTFEPAVGKFYWHRFFSSQPDLNYDNPKVRQEMLDVVRFWLELGLDGFRVDAVPYLFEREGTNCENLPETHAFLAELRRFVDQNFPGRLLLAEANQWPKDVVAYFGTAEQPEFHMCFNFPVMPRIFMALAREEAKPIEEIMRSIPEIRPDCQWAIFLRNHDELTLEMVTDEERSFMYAVYAKDPRMKVNVGIRRRLAPLVDGGRRQLELLHSILLTLPGSPILYYGDEIGMGDNIYLDDRHGVRTPMQWSIDRNAGFSQADTAKLYSPVIVDPPYAYQGVNVEAQERSAYSLLQWVRQVIRVRKQYPVFGRGSLAFLTPNNPKILAYLRSYEGMQVLVVHNLSRYAQPVALNLSPWKGFTPVEMIGQVAFPPIGEQPYLLTLGPHAFFWFRLDQSS
- a CDS encoding TlpA family protein disulfide reductase; this encodes MSLARANLLRWGLAVLVVGGVVYGLLGRPTSRPAAVPLPNLVLETEQGQPQNLRAFVGKPVVLNTWATWCGPCRREMPLLLEEAARQHNVQFVFVNMGEGPEAIRIFLDEVKLKKIPNLLLDKKTALSEVLQIQGLPTTLFFDAKGNLLARHLGEINREELSGYLGRLE
- a CDS encoding ribonuclease J, whose translation is MNDIPNRSPNQRGPRKRRMRPKPTGPVILAKPSEHVEIIPLGGMGEIGKNMFAFRYHDEILVVDGGLAFPEEHMPGVDLLIPRIDYLLEHQELIKGWVLTHGHEDHIGALPFIMPQLPRVPVYGAKLTLGLVKGKLEEFGLRAGDFNFKEVSPDERIQIGRFFVVDLFRMTHSIPDNSGMIIHTPIGKIVHTGDFKLDPTPIDGKTSHLAKIAQAGAEGVLLLIADSTNAERPGITPSESEIAKGLDAIIGKAKGRIFVTTFASHIHRIQSVITAAEKYGRKVAMEGRSMLKFSRIAHELGYMSVRDRIYTLDEINHLPDEQVLVLSTGSQGQPEAALSRLAFGGHAKFALKPGDTVILSSSPIPGNEEAVNRVINQLYRLGTYVYYPPTYRVHASGHASQEELKIILNLTNPKFFLPWHGENRQQTNFKWLAESMGHPPQQTLIVENGARVKLTADSISVDGQVPAGVLYVDGLGVGDITDEILEDRQHMAAEGVVVIAALVSREAPTVQIVSKGFVKAGERLLSEVRNLVFEAIHTGVREKKRLEVIRDDIYYPVKKFLRKATGRDPVIIPMVIEG
- the pnp gene encoding polyribonucleotide nucleotidyltransferase; this translates as MSEQSPNAPQGHRYSLEVGGRTLSIETGKYAKQVSGSVWVRYGDTVVMATAQASDKPIEADFLPLTVEFEERHYAVGKIPGSFMRREGRPGEKAILSARLTDRPIRPLFPKGFRHEVQVILTVLSADQENTPDILGPIAASAALTLSDIPWNGPIASVRVGLQDGRLVLNPVAAEESDLDLVVAGSKDAIIMVEAGAREIPEEQLVQALEFAHRAMQPIIELQEQMRAELGKPKFEVAAPEKLGDEETEAFRRLALERGLSNVLLTAAKGERSAALEAFRETIVAEVLASTDSALDEVEAQRRRRLYQQAFDEVVKRELRRLILEENRRADGRTNTQVRPIWIEADVLPRAHGSAVFARGETQVLGVVTLGTGRDAQLVDDLGLDTEDPFLVHYNFPPYSTGEVKRLRGVSRREVGHGNLAKRALRAVLPSQEEFPYTIRVVGDVLESNGSSSMATTCAGCLALMDAGVPIKKPVAGVAMGLVSEGDRHVVLTDILGLEDALGDMDFKVTGTKDGVTALQMDIKISGLSSETLRQALMQAREARLFILDKMTEVLPEPRRELKPQVPRILTLKVPVEKIGAIIGPGGKNVRALEELGVEVDIEQDGTVRLFSANAIAAEEARSRILGQTQEARIGEIYEGTVSRITNFGAFVTLFPGTDGLLHISQIAPGRVERVEDVLKLGDKIRVKVNKIDEKGRVDLVRPELEGQIPPRKPPVKR
- the rpsO gene encoding 30S ribosomal protein S15, which translates into the protein MPLAKEDKARIASEFGSSEKDTGSTEVQIAMLTERINRLSAHLARNKNDHHSHRGLLMMVGRRKRMLSYLERVDEARYKALIERLGLRK
- a CDS encoding MFS transporter, translating into MPRLPRAIYALGWVSLLMDIASEMVYPLLPLFLTTVLGASKTTVGLVEGVAEATSSLFKVVGGRISDRIAARKPLLLAGYGAPAFFRPILALATAPWHVLLYRFLDRVGKGVRTAPRDALVAEATPKEQYGRAYGLHRAMDSAGAAIGPLLAVVLLPLVGYRGVFWISAIPALLAVGVIVFFVREKPGTAKPLPRFRWRGFSFGYRWFLLVSSVFTPGLSSNAFLILKLSSLGLSSTQTTLVYTGYNLLYALISYPLGSLADRIGLRRLVATGFATYALVYLGFGLSTAIWQGIGLFLLYAVYSAAFEGSSRAYLATIIPATEKASAIGLYHTLVGLLLFPASALFGFLWEHAGVSTAFFTSAALAGVALVLFVLEPRTPAATLEA
- a CDS encoding b(o/a)3-type cytochrome-c oxidase subunit 1, yielding MAVRTLSHVDVYAGYPEKKVTLYMLMLGFFALLLGTFFGPLQALNYGGIDAYPLLKPLVQSYYQGLTLHGVLNAIIFTQLFAQALLVYLPARELRMRPNMTLAWISWWMAFIGLGIAAIPLLGNAATVLYTFYPPLKGHWAFYVGAAIFVLSSYVSIYLVLDLWRRWKRANPGKITPLVTYLSLTHWLMWFLASLGLVVEVAVFLIPWSLGLIEGVDPLLSRTLFWYTGHPIVYFWLLPAYVVAYTILPKVAGGKLISDPLARLAFLLFLLFSVPVGFHHQFADPGISSGWKFFHTVLTLMVAVPSLMTAFTLAASLENAGRARGGKGLLGWIRALPWGNPVFLGPTLGLISFIPGGAGGFVNASFPLNQVIHNTTWIVGHFHLQVATMVTMSAMGAAFFLIPHLTRKPLVGIGYARASQWLWFIGMNLMGFALHWMGYLGVPRRAHISEVASQYQGAAPFMALNAISGVILFVAAGFFFYVIFATALQNRRLPEAQTPEIPFTEVVSGPEGNRVAQLTDRVGFWFAVAVILIVVAYGLPLIQMFTSLNPVPGMRLW
- a CDS encoding cupredoxin domain-containing protein: MQDNHKVVEAYERGWLIFGLAMILVFIVIISYTVLNRGETISRGAGQIDVATVRTTSPFANPRVEQVGGEYVAYVQAFAFGYLPAEIKVKKGVKVTFYITSPDVQHGFYVEGTNINPQIIPGEVTKLEYVFKKAGTYRIVCNEYCGISHAQMFGKIVVEE
- a CDS encoding cytochrome c oxidase subunit 2A; its protein translation is MPALSLLHRVQGQYAQGVDGKGLQILRDHACHDTAAPAVIGEGSALNSTARGILLRLRRTATYRRAAPRGTLVPPLLSTLSRGEGNAMEEKRPTGALGVVVILTIFILTFWFVTFWVFLSRG